In Schizosaccharomyces osmophilus chromosome 1, complete sequence, the genomic window TTTCTAAAAGTTTCATTAAGAATATACTAACAGTCAGTTAATTTGCAAAATCATTATTGCTGGATTGAACGAGTTAGAGCCTTCACCATTCTCTTTACATATATCTGCCACAGTCCAATATTTTTGCACTAGATTTACTGAGTTTCCCGCCTCTATTCTGTTAACCTTAGCTTCAGCTATTTTGACATCTCCATATGGTCGAAACTTTATGACGGAGGATTTGCTACAGAGCATGATTATGGCAATACGAAGCCGCGTTATGTTGAATGATGAAGGTAAGTTATGGCTTGTATTTCTCATTAACGATTTGCAGAGTTTTTCGAAAATAATATAGACATAACGATTGAACTATATCACTTCTCTACTAtcttttaccaaaaacatCCAAGTTTTTTAGAGATACGATATTTGGAATTTCTACAGTTTTTGTTAGAAAAAGCGATATACACTTTGTGTAAGCCTGAACGCTTGCTTGAATCTGCGTCAGGGCAATTTTTGGTATGTAAACGACGATAGGCTTTCAGCTAATACATGTTATAGTCTGCTTTTATCAGTATAGAACTAAATTCAGAGTCAAATGAAGTACACAAAACTTTGTTGGATTCGATTCGAATGCCACTGATTACAAAAATCCTACTGGTATGGAAAACTTTTTCAGATAACAATTAATACAAAAATAGGGTTTTGGTGGAGGTGCTTCCAGAAGTTCGCTTCCTCTTTTGTCCGATATCTTAGGAAAACTGAAGACACAGAATTTCGGGGCCACAAAGACTATCCTTACTCAACTATTATCTTGTGAAGGGTTTCCATCTAGCAAAGCCAATAATGAAGTGAAGCATCGGTTTTTACAGGATTTATTAAAGTAAGTTTATAAAGTGAGAGACATGGCTGACGCCCTTTTAGAGTCAGGATTAAAGATAAAGTCAAAGAATTTTGGATTATAACTAAGGGTTTCGAGTCTACACCCTATGGAAATTCTAGTTGGACCTTTTGAAGCTACTGCTGAAGGACGAAATGATATAGCAAGGTTTTTAACCCTTTCAAAAGTCCATAATACAGTCGGTGGGAAAACTGCTTTCTTTGACAATCTcataaaatttaatttgggtaaaagtatatttaatatttttagtatgttaataaattaaaacgAATGTAAGCATATGAATTTCTTGACCATCAACATCTATATACTTCCTTTCACAAAAAATTGGCTAGTAAAATGGAACCATACATCCTTCCCTTTACGACGCTGGATAATGGGAAGTCTGCTAAGGTGGAAtatccattttttatacaTTCTTGTAGCATTTCACTGTTAATAACTAGCATGATCAGCTGTATAGACAGAAATGATGCACAGTATGGTTTACTAATTTGTCCTGAAAAGGATCTGACAAGCATTGAGGAGACCATTATAAAAAACGAAGGAGTTTTCGATACActgtttttgaattcttctAATTCAATTGGATACCTTCAATTCCTCGACAAAATTGAGATTTTGCCATTACAGAATACGAAGTCTTTAAGCAACGTAATAAATGAAGCAGCGaatcaaaaaggaaagaatgTAATAGGAATAACTAATATTTCTTCGATGTTAAATACTGAAAGCACTTTGAACGctgcttcattttcttcaacacTCGCCGATGTAATTGAAAAGTGTTCGCCATTAATTATAAACGAAACTGAAGTTTTAGAAACGCCTATACCCATCAGTAATTCTATGAAGCATGAGAACGTTACTCTAGAGAACGTATACTCGTTATGGATCCCTGTTTATTTAAAAGTCTCCATTGATGCTGAGAATCCTAGCATATCAAGAGCAAGTTTTCATAGTCGTGAATTCTCTCAGACATCAGAGTGGAAATCAAACACCTTTTTTCAAGacttaaaaataaatttgcATGAAAGTTATAATGACACCTAGAACGGTTGGGTTtatgtaaaagaaaatagcaGTAATTTGTAACCTCTAGACCGAATGTTTAATTTTACGACGTCAAAATAGTAGAAAGATATTCAATTCGTACTCTAATTTTCGAAATATTCCTTCGAAACCAGGTAATTTTTTCCCGTTAAATGACCCTTCGTACATACTCTCTACCTTCTAACCAAGTCTCTTCGTCTTTGTATCAATGAGACATGGATGCATGGAAAGAGGTacataaaatgaaaaatataagaaaacTAACATAAAAGGTTGCTAGgacaaatgaaaacaatggTGTAACAGCATGTTCGTTAAATACAATCTCATTTGACCCTTACTCTGAATTAATATGGTCTGGTCACAAAAATGTAAGATAGCAACCTACTTCTATTTCTAATCTCTCTATAGGGACAACTTAAGTCGTCGTTTGGGTCTGGTTTAAATCCGTATACCCAGTTTGTAGCTCATGAAGGCCCGGTGCACCAGGTGCTTCCTCATGAGCGAGgtattttttctctttcgaGTAATTCATTGCGTCTTAGCAATCGTACCGGAACAATCCGATGGAGGCTAAGGTATGTGCACGATCCTAGTCTGAACATGCATTAAGACTTTACCAACCTTGCAAGTTGTATTCATTCGAAAATGAGTGATCGCGATCctttatttaatattttcatcttctaaCTTGTAGTGATTCTGATGGTTCCGATTATAGAGCTATGTTGTATCAATCTCGCACTCACCCTGAAATTGTCATGGGAGGATACAATCAAAAGTTAACTGTTGTGAATGCAGAGAGAGGCACCATAACACATCAGGTATAACAAAAACTCAAACTATCTTGGCTAATTCGTTTCACAGAGAACACTTCCGAATGATATATTCATCATGCGCAGAAATCGTTTACTTTGTTGCGGCTCCACTAACGGAGAGATTCTTCTGTGTGATCCGAATAGCTTTAATCCCGTCAATAGAATATCTGCTCATACAGGCACAATTTCTGATATTGATACATCTGGAAATCTCCTTCTCTCTTGTGGCTATTCTTCACGACACGATTCATACATGATAGACCCCTTCGTGAAAGTATGGGATTTAAGAAATCTTTCCACTTTGGTACCTATTCCATTTCCCTCCGGACCAAGTATGATTAGGATGCACCCGAAACTTTCTACTACAGCGGTTGTTTGCTCAAGCTCTGgacaaataaatatagtCGATACAGGGAATCCGCTTGATGCAAAATTAATGCATGTTCCTTTGAATTCTTATTTAACCCATATGGATGTTTCAGTTACTGGTGATGCAATAGCTTTTTCTGACGTTGAAGATACCGTACACTTATGGAGTGCTATGGATACACCCTCATTC contains:
- a CDS encoding Schizosaccharomyces specific protein; its protein translation is MEPYILPFTTLDNGKSAKVEYPFFIHSCSISLLITSMISCIDRNDAQYGLLICPEKDLTSIEETIIKNEGVFDTLFLNSSNSIGYLQFLDKIEILPLQNTKSLSNVINEAANQKGKNVIGITNISSMLNTESTLNAASFSSTLADVIEKCSPLIINETEVLETPIPISNSMKHENVTLENVYSLWIPVYLKVSIDAENPSISRASFHSREFSQTSEWKSNTFFQDLKINLHESYNDT